The Electrophorus electricus isolate fEleEle1 chromosome 8, fEleEle1.pri, whole genome shotgun sequence genome contains the following window.
aacatacaaaaacagttGCTTTTTATAGATCTACTTTTGAGCATTCTGGCTAATGTGGCAGAAAGCAttcataattaattttaaagaaGTCCTCTTCTCATATGTTCAAAGTGGCAGGGTTCATGTGTACTCTGGCAATAAAGACAGATGagtgaaaataaaattgatCATATTGGTTGTGTTTAAGTCAAGTGTTTAAGTATACCAAGTATAATGTGATCTTACATATGAGAGACTTCTGTATCTTACCTGTAAATCTAAGACTTCACTGATAACTCCCAAAACATTATTATGACTAttatatttcttctgttttaaacacatttgtgatATTCCTTACAGTCCTAAAGGCTACTTTGAATATGACAGACACCAGCTGGCcttttatatgtgttttgctttATGTAACTATATATTTTGTGGCTtccattttgattttaatttcttgtatttagcttttttaaaatcagttattTTCAGGGAGGTTTAGATCACTAATCATTCCCTCATATTCAGCAGATCATGATTGTTTCTTACATAACTAAACATCTCACTAAATGTgtagtgtttgagtgagtgCAGGTAATCCAGGGTCCAGTCCCCTGCTTCCATCTGAGGGTCTTTCACACTTCATTCCCCACCATGTTCCTTATCCTTCATTTTCCTATTGGACCTGTAATATGTCGGGTTTGTTTGACTGGGAGGAGCCTACATTAGCTCTGGCAGTGTTAGCtagttcacatacacactgtgtaGGTTTATGTACAACGACTGTGGGAGCTGGAGGCAGTATGACATATGGTTGATGGGCTGAACACCTTTGAAGGACCTGATGTACCTAGAGGGcttgttttccattaaaacGGGGACACACCCAGAGAGAAGGGACGGGACACCATGCTCACAGGAACAAGCACAGAAAAGACACGTCCCCATACAAACCGGTGTAGCCTTTATCTATGGTAACCTGTCACTTTGTATAGGTCAGGATACTTCTTGGTCAAATGCTTTGTTAAGCTGCTGGTTGCTGTTTTGCAGTGGAGAGATTTATAACACCTTTTTCGTAGAGATTTTGTTGTATCCGTTGTCTGGCCGTCTTCATCAGTGATGCAGGCTAAATGTGGCCACACTTGGCTCCTTGAGACCgtctttcattgttgttgtagccatgctagctagctagcgagcttcCCGCCTTCTCGCTGCTCGCGACAGCTGGAGTGTCACCCGTCCGAGTCAAATTAGCACGCGCAATTCGACTCACATGTCCAGAATACTGATTCGGTTCCTCAGGTTATATTCAGCATTGAAAGCATCGAATGTTACAGAGTCGACTCGTTTGCTACATTGTAGTACTGAAAAAGCACCGAACCTTCGATGCCTCCTGCAGCTCTagtgaggggagtgtggaggggcAAAGTGTGAACTCTGTGGTGAGAggagtgaaataaaatattgaataaaattGAATATTATTGAATAAAGGATAAACTTAATGTGACAAGTGATTAATGCATTTTGAGGGTAATGAAATTTCATATCGTTTCTTTATTGCTGCTCATATTGTTTATACATTGTACATAAAGTTATTTCATCAGTCTCTCTTTGGTCTGGGTCTGTTTGTCTGGTACACGATGTTGTACAATGGTgataaaacaacattttcattattaacagctgtattaaaatgtatttattagatTCTGACGTTCATGAGAAAGTACCAACGTAAAGGCTGTTATCGAGAATGCCTCGACGTCTCCCTCTACTGGTCTCTGAGAGACATTGTCATATGAGAACGAAAGTGATAGAAGAGCTCTCGCTTTCAAAACACAGAATACCTGCTTGGATCAAACTTTGCTTAGGTAAGTTTTACATTGTTAtgacataaacataaatatggGTAAAAAGCTATAAGATTATACATTGTAGTTGTAAATTAGgctttagtgtttgtttttgtatgagtATTTTTTCCTGTCATAACTTTAGCTGTCAAAGTTTACTAGTAGCAAATTGATGGCCTTCATTTCCTCATAAAACACGATCTTTTACCTTAAAGACTCCAAAACGCGGGGAGTCCCCCCTCCTGAAGAGACAAACACGGTAGCGTCTAATGAAATTCTAGTCATATTTGTACAGTGTACGTTATTAAATCTATGAACCTGAGAAATCACTGTAAAGTGTTTTACTGTCAGGACTATATCAGGTACTCACTGAACAGCCACATCAATGACGCTACGACGGGGAGGTTAGAGAAACTGGTGAGTCATATCTAGAGAGCCAAAGGGAAGACGAATCAAAATCAGGAAATTTAATTTGGTGCAACAGAGGGTGTTTATACCCAACCTCAATAAGCACTttacacagcagagagaaaatTGCAAATTTATAGAACCAAGGTACAGTTACATAGTCTTAGGTTTTAGATATAAAACTAAGGACATGGACATTAGACTGCACTTGTGATAACGGTGAGTAAATGGAACCTTGGTGTATGAAaagttaaatgaaaaatggaatgtagcattaattaaaaatgtaatgtacaatttatttgtttattgttcactATACAAGAAAATGGCAGAGGCCAGTGTTTCAGAAGACCAGTTCAACTGTCCAGTCTGTCTGGATCTCCTGAAGGATCCAGTGACTATTCCCTGTGGACATAGtttctgtatggtgtgtattaatGACTTTTGGGATGATCAGAGGGGAGTCTACAGCTGCCCTCAGTGCAGAGAGACTTTCACTCCAAGGCCTGTGCTATGCAGAAACTACATGCTGGCTGAAGTGgtggagaaactgaagaagacaGGACTCCAAGCTGCTTCTCCTGTTCACTATTATGCTGGACCTGGAGATGTGCAATGTGATTCCTGCactgagagaaaacacaaagccatcAAGTCCTGTTTGGTGTGTCTGGCCTCCTTCTGTGAAACTCATATCAGGCCTCACTATCAGTCTCCTGCCTTTAAGAAACACATGCTGGTTAAAGCCTCCTCAAGACTACAAGAGAAGATCTGCTCTCAACATGATAAACTAACTGAGATCTTCTGTCGTACTGATCAAAGCCTTATCTGTTATTTATGTATGATGGATGAACACAAAGGTCATGATACAGTGTCAGCTGCGGCAGAAAGAACTGAAGAACAGGTGAGAACAGGAAATCATGTAGTTCATGATAAATCTGTTTCTTGTGTAGAAATGCTTGCATATGTTCAATAAATGACCCAATGGTTCATTTTGGTTGCTATAGTTGTGGAAAATATTTGGAAATTGCTCATTGAAATTGAGAGTATTGTGGAGAAAGTAGTGGTAAATTCAATTGTCCTTACAAGTACAAGTCAGTCAGTGAACATTAGAGCAGCCAACACCCATCCTGATGCTTTTATACCTTCAGTGTAACACACGACAGTCTCTAATCTCTGTGGAATAAGAGTGAACTTTATCTCCTTACCTGACTTTAATGTTCAACATCACAGCTCATCATTTCCAAACAGCTGAACATACTGTATTCACCCCTAGACTGAGCtacaggaggagcagaggaaacaccagcagaggatccaggagaaagagaagaaggtccaggagctgaagcaggctgTAGACACTCTTAAGGTGAGTActgagcacagagctgctggagcagctaTTTCAGAGCTCAGTCAGGCCTCTCCTCCAGTCAGCCAGTGAGGAGACCAGTGTTGGATCCTACACATTCACAATGTGCACTGTAAGTCATCCAAGGTCACAGTGAAAGAGTGGATGatagttcagctttaaatggacctccattttgtctgtgtgtctgctaaCAGTgctctgcacaggcagcagtggaggacaATGAGAGGATCTTTACTGAGCTGATCCGTTCCATTGAGAAAAAGCGCTGTGAGGTAAGAgagctgatcagagatcaggagAAGACTGAACTGAGTCGAGTTCAAGGACTACTGGGTCAACTGGAGCAGGAGATTGCTGATCTtaagaggagagacactgagctggagcagctctcccacacagaggaTCACATCCATTTCCTCCAGGTAATAAACTCTGTCTCAGCTACAGAGGAACCTGCTCCTCATCAAGTTTAAATAATGACTCTTCACAAAAGTttgttaaaaatgcaataaaaaatgcTTGAAATTATATAGTgtactcattcattcattcttgtCCATGATGATGTTCTCTGCAGAGTTtcccatctctctgtgtctcttctggATCTGTGGAATCATACAGCATTTCTATCCATCAACATCCCTCATTTGATGGAGTTaagaaatctctctctgatctgaagGAGCAAATAGAGACATTCTGCAAAGAGAAATTCAACAAAATCTCTCCACATGGTAGGAGGAACAACACAGCAGAAataacacaacagcaaaaacacaacagcaataaCACAGCGTTTCCAAGCATCAAAATGGTGGAATATGTCTTTGTAATTGTCCCATTATTgctgaaataaactgaaaagaTTTTTGTGATTACAGTTTGATAgctgaaaaaattaaaaacatactttCAAACATAAATGCCACACACATAGTGAGAAAgtgagattgagagagtgagagagtggacAGATGCACAGAACAGGAAAGATGCAGAAAAGGAAGATGATGGAGAGATTGTAGAGAGAGTGAcatggagaaagacagaaataaaggaCAAGAGAACGACAGAATCTGAAAGGTGAGGAGACTGAAAGATGCAGAGAGACGAGAAAATCAAgaccagagagccagagagggaaACTACTGATATCCAGAGTGAATCAGTCTTGGCCATTTATAAAGAGGAGAAGATGAGTATGGGAGACCTttggcttctctgtgtgtgtgtgtgtgtgtgtgtgtgtgtgtgtgtgtgtgtgtgtgtgtgtgtgtgtgtgtgtgtgtgtgtgtgtgtgtgtgtgtgtgtgtgtgtgtgtgtgatactaaGGTAGTTTACAAACACAGTAAATTATATTGAAAGTACTATtctgatcattttgttttaaatttactgtccccacacccatggatgacacacacattcctttttacaaacacgcacacacacaaacacacacacacacaaattaacaaaGGTAGAGCACCTGAGTgatggggaagagagagactgagagaaagaacagagaaacagagacacagacaaataaagagagagagaatctttaATATAGTGTCTGACCTTTTCCAAAGTCCATTATTAACAGAACATGTAGAGAATGTTTTCTTCATTAAACACATAATCCACATATAATCCCACTGTTAGTCTGATCTGTTTCTGGATGGAGCATTTGggcctcattcattcattcattctgttggaacattttgattctgtttctccacagctgcagcagttcagATTTTACCATCAGAGCCAAAGACCAGAGAAGATTTCctgaaatgtaacacacacacacacacacacacacacacacaaacaaaaaaacctacacATTTTGTTGATGCCATTGCTACTCTGGTAACTAACACTGTGTAATCATTAAATATTCAATATAGAAATGTATgagaacaataacaaacacagacaaatttatttttatttatgttaatatgCTTTGTGAATTAAAcctaaaatgcacttttttagATTTCTGGATCCCAACACAGCACATCGTCACCTCATTCTGACTGAGAAGAACAGAGTGGTGACAAATAGTGGGAAAGCCCAGCCATActctgatcatccagagagatttgatttCTTGTATCAGGTGTTgtgtaaggagagtgtgtgtggacgctgttactgggaggttgagtggagcGGTGTGGGATGGGTGTTCATATCACTCTCATATAAAGGtatcagcaggaaaggacgGGGTAATAAGTGTTTTGGACGCAACACTCAGTCCTGGAGTCTGGTatgttcttcctctctctctttctggcacAGTAACATTGAGACTGAGATATCAGACGCACTGCCCTCCAGaataggagtgtatgtggatcacagtgcaggaactctgtccttctacagagtCTCTGACACAATGACCCTtctacacacagtccacaccGCATTCACTCAGCCCCTCTATGCCGGGTTTGGGGTCTTTGGAGGTAGTGTGAGATTATGTGATTCAGTTTGAATTTATTGTGGATATTTTATAAATTATGACAAATGTTAATATCTTTTCTATTTCTTTACTCAACACTTTACTTTTAAATTTAGCACATTCTTTATGCCGCTTTGGCGTAAATATCCTTAAAGATGCAGTCTGAGGCATTGCAGAGATGGATAATGAGTAAGAGCATTTTTAATATTGGAGCTACCCAAATTCACATTAGAATGggatgtaaatgtattaaacatatAGCAGGTACTTTTCCTAAACTTATTTCTACAAAACTATAcataaagaaacaataaataatagaaTCAGCTTCttactattataattattggTGCAAATTGAGAAAtacatttcctcttttttggCAAGAAATAGAATGCaatacacattcatttttagcacatttcattatgatttagatttaattttaaatggagAAAATTGCCATCGATCTACACGCGATAATCCACAACAGAgacaacacatcatttatatatttatatttataaactgTGATACAAATGACAGATTTCAGTTtagatttttaataaatttgcaagaaattctaaaaaacattttgactttGTCATTATAGGTTATTGAGTGTAGTGTGATGAGGAATTTTATCCATTTAAAATCATCatcttcatttttaattttgtgttgGCGTTACACTAAGTGCGTGTGGgtgtcacggtacagcccctcctcccaaaagtctgcgtgtgtgtgtgtgtgtgtgtgtgtgtgtgtgtgtgtgtgtgttcatttgtctatatggccacaccctccctgtgtttcacacctgctccttgttgcatctcgtgtgtgtgtgtgtgtgtgtgtgtgtgtgtgtgtatataaatctcGTGCttaagtgtgaatgttgttgatgtttaaCACCGATGGACTGCGAGCTACGTTGTCTTGGTTGTGTattaataaacgtatgtttctaTGTGATGcaactcgtccctgcatcctgctctgcctcctcaatGTGACAGTGAGCACAGGGGTGGTAAAAAAGAATTAGAGTAAAGATGAATTTCAAAAGTGTAATTCTCATAAAATCTACTGACAAAAACAACGATAATAAGcacaataagaaaataaaacagtaaagcCTGGaatgacaattaaaaaaattaaaatagttaatgaaacaaaaaataaaaaggattaAGATAATTAACTAAAAATTACAATcagagataaaataaataaaaagattttgaaACTTCTTCGAGAAAAATAAAGCCTATAACAATATACATAAATTAAACAGAGTTCTGAATGCTTTCTGAAACCACTGTATATATTTGAGTAGTGACACTACATTTGTTGTGCtattaaatgaaacaataaggttaaagtgcagaatgtaaATTTTAATTTGATGGTATGTGCATGTACAACAGATGGACTTATAGCTCATAGTACTTCCATTTTAGATAGCCAAAAGTAATTGGACAACTGTCTGCTTATTTGGGTCACTGCGATGTTGTGGTGATTGTGAGGCATGCATCGTCATCTCCATATTATAActcctaaatgtaaaaaatactaCACTTGTTTCTCCAAATACTAAAAACAAGACCAGTTTATACATCTGTTCTTTAGAGATGAATAATAGTGTCGCAGTTTGAGTAAATCATGTCATTGTTGCAATTTTGTGTACCTAAACATGCAAATTTCCTTTTAAGTTGTTCAAattttgaactttgaagaaCTTCAGAGACTAAAACTCTCTCCAATCTTATCCCCATTCTGGTTAGAGTTGGAAATGATCCTTCATTCCATTAATTTTATCCTTCATTCCTTTAACTTTATCCTGCATTCCATTAATTTTATCCTTCATTCCTTTAACTTTATCCTTCATTCCTTTAACTTTCCTCCTCTCCATGTTGTGCTGCCTCTTGTGGTGATAATGTACTTTAATCATAaacacatttcagcatttattAGAGTTGTCATTTGGGAAAAATATGGCTTATAGAATGCTTCTGCTGTTGGTGCTGTTTATTTAGTTGCTATTCTGAAGGTTTAGagtttaaatttattttatttcattttacacatttgtcTTTCAGTTTTAAGTCTGTGTTCAGTAAATGTGAGGGTTTCTATCTGAGAGTCTTTCACTCTTCATTCCCCAATCACTTCTCCCTATACTGAAGACTGGAACATCCTTTACACTGATACATCAGTCTGATTACATTCCAGTCTGATTAAAATCTGTCAGTAACAGTAATTTCACTAACAGTAATTTCATAAAATAGTTGTGTATTGTACCTTCCACATCATATTAGTCGCAGGCTAAGATTAATGTGAGTGCAGTGAGTTTGAATGATTCATGCTTTTCTTGCCATATCAGGTCATTATTGACATCTGGGGACTGTGGAAAGtgttagaaataaataaatgggtgaGTAAAATGAGCTTCATTAGTGCAGGGTGGGCGGAAGTGTGTGCTCGTTAATATTAATGCTGGGTGGGTGGAAACTGtgctcattaatattaatataggGAAGAGGCTGTGacctcattaatatttatgcatGGCAGGAGCAAGCTGTGCgagcattaatattaatgcagGCAGGCGGGAGGAagctgtgtgtctgctctcCACAACCCGAGCTGCTGAATGGGGGTTTAAGATTCTCTCTGTATGTGGTGCAGAGCAACATCTGTAGACTTCTTCTGTCTGTGACTGTCTTCACTAACTCACCATCTTCTACTCATCATGCTCTACACTTACTGGCATGAAGGTTCAGTACTGAACAGGGTAAATGCGTCTGTAGGTGAGACCAAGGACCAGTGAGGaaccccctaaacacacagtTATGGAGGGattggttttcattttgaattacacttcaaaaacactttacacatttatatttcataggTGTTCATAGAGTCTGTGATCTTGTAATCATCTTATCTCTCAGACACAGTTATGTGATATCATACTTCCCATCAGATCTCTCCCTACACTCTAACAGCTACATCCTTCTCCTTTAATGTCTAACACTATTCTTGGCATTTGTTAGGACCCTCCTCTTTCTGCTgatgacactctcacacacacagaaccaggaAGCCCCTCCTACTCTGTtcacagaaaatgaaactaaactCAGAGTGCTGCTCTCTCAGTGTAAGACTGCAGGAAAATGGCAGAGGCCAGAGTTTCAGAAGATCAGGACCAGTTCAGCTGTCCAGTCTGTCTGGATCTACTGAAGGATCTAGTGACTATTCCCTGTGGAAACAGTTTCTGcatggtgtgtattaatgaCTGCTGGGATCAGGATGTTCAGGATGTATGTTCAGGACCTTTGAACACAAAGGTCATGAGTGTCAGCTGTAGCAGAAAGAACCACAAAACAGGcgaaaatatgaaatattttggaACCAGTTCATACTAATTCCAATCAATAGGTAGAATTACTTGCATTGGTTTGGTACATGATTTaagtttttatttctgttgctAAATTGATAAATTTGAAATGGCTTATTAAAAGTGAACATTTGTGGGTAAGGTAGGAGTGAATAAAATTGTTCTTACTAGGCTTTAGTAATAAACAGGACAAATCGGTAAGTGAACATTACAGCAGCTAACACCCATCTTGATGCTTTTATACTTTCAGTGTAACATGACAGTTTCTAATCTGAAACTGTGTAATCATCAAATTttcaatatgaaaatgtatgaaaacagaaacaaacacatataagtttgtttttattgaaattaatatattttgtgaattAAACCTAAAATGCTCTTTTTTAGATTTCTGTCAGCTGACTCTGGATCCCAACACAGCACACCGTCGCCTCATTCTGACTGAGAACAACAGAGTGGTGACAAACAGTGTGAGAGTCCAGCCATActctgatcatccagagagatttgactACTGGACTCAGGCGTTgtgtaaggagagtgtgtgtagacgctgttactgggagtTTGAGTGGAGCAGTGGGGGATGGGTGTTCatatcagtctcatataaagatatcagcaggaaaggacggggtaatgagtgtgtgtttggacacaACAGTCAGTCCTGGAGTCTGTGGTGTTcttctactctctctttctggcacAACAACCTTGAGACTGAGATCTCAGTCCCACCGTCCTCCAGaataggagtgtatgtggat
Protein-coding sequences here:
- the LOC113568411 gene encoding E3 ubiquitin/ISG15 ligase TRIM25-like: MAEASVSEDQFNCPVCLDLLKDPVTIPCGHSFCMVCINDFWDDQRGVYSCPQCRETFTPRPVLCRNYMLAEVVEKLKKTGLQAASPVHYYAGPGDVQCDSCTERKHKAIKSCLVCLASFCETHIRPHYQSPAFKKHMLVKASSRLQEKICSQHDKLTEIFCRTDQSLICYLCMMDEHKGHDTVSAAAERTEEQTELQEEQRKHQQRIQEKEKKVQELKQAVDTLKCSAQAAVEDNERIFTELIRSIEKKRCEVRELIRDQEKTELSRVQGLLGQLEQEIADLKRRDTELEQLSHTEDHIHFLQSFPSLCVSSGSVESYSISIHQHPSFDGVKKSLSDLKEQIETFCKEKFNKISPHAAAVQILPSEPKTREDFLKYFWIPTQHIVTSF
- the LOC118241817 gene encoding tripartite motif-containing protein 16-like, with amino-acid sequence MHFFRFLDPNTAHRHLILTEKNRVVTNSGKAQPYSDHPERFDFLYQVLCKESVCGRCYWEVEWSGVGWVFISLSYKGISRKGRGNKCFGRNTQSWSLVCSSSLSFWHSNIETEISDALPSRIGVYVDHSAGTLSFYRVSDTMTLLHTVHTAFTQPLYAGFGVFGGSVRLCDSV